The Triticum aestivum cultivar Chinese Spring chromosome 7B, IWGSC CS RefSeq v2.1, whole genome shotgun sequence genome window below encodes:
- the LOC123162017 gene encoding non-specific lipid transfer protein GPI-anchored 29 codes for MILVSPTKRPQHFQCRSSHAAVALHLLLLGVALAMASGTTRAHAVHAPCCNLLQGVNLAPCLAMAASGGGAVNISAACCSSLNEALDAGRRCLCSLLLANGVLAGLVATLIPTLPMVLPLPGCYLYAPPLAACQVTLLQTSYDAPPASASVAAGVGDAAGGAVDPAPPQADIAPPPKNGSVAGTKDGGRTDGSGGNGSREEQSVRRSEAYRRPGVGEGRMYMLIFAAVMAVFLFD; via the exons ATGATCCTAGTATCACCAACCAAGCGACCACAACACTTCCAGTGCCGATCATCACACGCGGCCGTGGCCCTCCATCTGCTACTTCTCGGTGTAGCACTGGCAATGGCGAGCGGCACCACAAGGGCACACGCCGTCCACGCGCCGTGCTGCAACCTGCTCCAGGGGGTGAACCTGGCGCCGTGCCTGGCGATGGCGGCGTCAGGCGGCGGCGCCGTGAACATAAGCGCCGCCTGCTGCTCGTCGCTGAACGAGGCGCTCGACGCCGGCCGCCGCTGCCTGTGCTCGCTGCTGCTGGCCAACGGCGTGCTCGCCGGCCTCGTCGCCACCCTGATCCCCACGCTCCCCATGGTGCTGCCGCTGCCCGGGTGCTACCTCTACGCGCCTCCTCTCGCGGCCTGCCAAG TGACGTTGCTGCAGACGAGTTATGATGCGCCGCCGGCGTCGGCATCTGTGGCTGCGGGCGTGGGGGATGCTGCTGGCGGCGCGGTGGATCCGGCGCCTCCTCAGGCCGACATCGCGCCGCCGCCTAAGAATGGTAGTGTGGCTGGGACGAAGGATGGTGGGAGGACGGACGGGAGCGGAGGCAATGGCTCTAGGGAGGAGCAGAGCGTTAGAAGGAGCGAAGCATACCGGCGGCCCGGCGTTGGTGAGGGTAGGATGTACATGCTGATCTTTGCGGCGGTCATGGCTGTATTTTTGTTCGATTAA
- the LOC123159646 gene encoding exocyst complex component EXO70E2, producing the protein MAFPRSPASTVSSYVSTPTVRSCPSSSISTGCSTPATPNPFAVAAISPAAIRHIVSAGHAGEHKPALAATGTPDLTQGKKLQQHQDHTPALAATGTPDFTQGQKLQQHQDLPESAAKFPKQENPALATTGGTEFIQGKKLQQHQDLLESSAKFPKQEINGWEHPDLCSPSKLLKNVTTSIKEISRWARSSTGSKVNSNIRLLESVFSLIQVVTSTAPHPDHVVAMIRVHEALANLLLVLPKNIFPFLLQHFAQFVDELCPKRGASLSERFGNALHDLRRSIRSGLQVLKDMILDYTSDVVPQGGGIHEITKYLLRYIMSLLDNGTSLKIILVGDEQDGKVAMETLQDIVATLISHLEIMLEKESQRYKDAGLKQMFMVNNVNFVLHQVEGSKIRYLLGDDWVLKHQDQMKDHISSFINISWESVMYCFHVKTNKIPIFSNLPTLQIFNLQFEKTYWTQKTWKVENPLLRSNMRKSVSEKLVQAYSTYLEKHKNKAPKLMKYTPEDLEKLLSDLFEG; encoded by the coding sequence ATGGCGTTCCCAAGGAGCCCTGCTTCCACCGTGAGCAGCTACGTTTCTACTCCGACGGTGAGAAGCTGCCCCAGCTCCTCCATCTCCACAGGCTGCAGCACACCTGCCACCCCAAACCCCTTTGCGGTCGCGGCAATAAGCCCCGCCGCGATCCGGCATATAGTTTCAGCCGGACATGCCGGTGAGCACAAGCCGGCGCTAGCAGCCACAGGAACTCCTGATCTCACACAGGGAAAGAAGCTTCAGCAGCATCAGGATCACACGCCGGCGCTAGCAGCCACAGGAACTCCTGACTTCACACAGGGACAGAAGCTTCAGCAGCATCAGGATCTTCCGGAATCAGCAGCGAAGTTCCCTAAGCAAGAAAACCCAGCACTAGCAACCACAGGAGGTACGGAATTCATACAGGGAAAGAAGCTTCAGCAGCATCAGGATCTTCTTGAATCATCAGCGAAGTTCCCTAAGCAAGAAATCAATGGCTGGGAGCATCCAGACCTCTGTTCACCATCAAAGCTGCTCAAGAACGTAACTACTTCTATCAAGGAGATCAGTCGCTGGGCAAGATCTTCAACGGGGTCAAAGGTGAACTCAAATATCCGGCTCTTGGAGTCTGTGTTTTCTTTGATACAAGTGGTAACTTCGACAGCACCACACCCAGATCACGTCGTCGCCATGATACGAGTCCACGAAGCGCTTGCTAACCTGTTGCTGGTCCTGCCCAAGAATATATTCCCTTTCCTGTTGCAACACTTCGCTCAGTTTGTAGATGAATTATGCCCGAAAAGAGGTGCATCGCTATCAGAAAGGTTTGGAAACGCACTGCATGATTTGCGAAGAAGCATAAGGAGTGGTCTTCAGGTGCTCAAAGACATGATCTTGGACTATACATCTGACGTAGTCCCCCAAGGTGGTGGTATCCATGAGATCACCAAATACTTGTTAAGATACATCATGTCACTACTGGACAATGGCACCTCTCTCAAGATCATACTTGTCGGTGATGAACAGGATGGCAAGGTTGCAATGGAGACGCTGCAAGATATTGTTGCTACCTTGATCTCTCACTTGGAAATTATGCTTGAGAAAGAATCTCAGCGATATAAAGATGCAGGGTTAAAACAAATGTTCATGGTGAATAACGTGAACTTTGTGCTGCATCAAGTAGAAGGCTCAAAGATAAGGTATCTTCTAGGAGATGATTGGGTTCTGAAGCACCAAGACCAAATGAAGgaccatatctcatcgttcatcaACATTTCTTGGGAATCTGTCATGTATTGCTTCCATGTAAAGACCAACAAAATCCCAATCTTTTCTAACCTACCAACACTGCAAATATTTAACCTTCAATTTGAGAAAACTTACTGGACTCAGAAGACATGGAAAGTTGAAAATCCTCTGCTCCGGTCCAATATGCGTAAATCAGTATCAGAGAAGCTTGTTCAGGCTTACAGTACATACCTTGAGAAGCACAAAAATAAAGCTCCAAAGCTTATGAAGTACACCCCTGAAGATCTTGAAAAGCTGCTGTCAGATCTGTTTGAAGGATAA